A window of Dysgonomonadaceae bacterium PH5-43 contains these coding sequences:
- a CDS encoding guanosine-3',5'-bis(diphosphate) 3'-pyrophosphohydrolase (product_source=KO:K01139; cath_funfam=3.10.20.30,3.30.460.10,3.30.70.260; cog=COG0317; ko=KO:K01139; pfam=PF02824,PF04607,PF13291,PF13328; smart=SM00471,SM00954; superfamily=109604,55021,81271,81301; tigrfam=TIGR00691) — MKETDEDKMIQDAFEALLTSYKNSNHRQKTEIIQKAFTFANNAHKGARRRSGEPYIMHPIAVAMIVSQEMGLGSTSICSALLHDVVEDTDYTVEDISNMFGEKIAQIVDGLTKISGGIFAEAASTQAENMRRLLLTMSDDIRVILIKIADRLHNMRTLGSMLPAKQYKIAGETMYLYAPLAHRLGFFSIKTELEDLSFKYEHLDEYKQIETKLAATQQNRDYIYQRFAAPVENILHSLGYEFKMQARVKSIYSIWNKMQAKKVGFDDIYDIFAVRIIFEPKPDVVVKQQCWEIYSAITDIYKVRPDRLRDWVSRPKANGYQALHLTVMGPDGQWIEVQIRTTQMDDVAEKGFAAHWKYKESKGNASEIQEQTELDNWMETIQDILEDKNSDAMEFLDTIKLNLYGDEIFIFTPKGEMRTLPQSATALDFAYAIHSNLGDRCIGAKINHKLVPLSYKLESGDQVEILTSKAQTPQEEWLSFVTTAKAKTKIVSYLKKQRKIKTKEGETLVAELYKDMEPEQRNKIVDMLLPHFGYNKRDDFFYAYAEGLIKLPENPMKFLKDKQENVFMRYVKQAFNVGNQSSNNSSDKETSEDKIDNKIDKKKVFLLKEEDFQKNFVTYNCCRPIPGDAVFGFIRADGRLDVHKISCQPALKLKTHHGDKIVACTWDDCHTFSFPCTLEIKGIDRIGILNDITQVITNDLLVNTRKMSMESKDGFFEGKIEVFVHDVGDVQKLLSKIQKVKGVKSVIRID, encoded by the coding sequence ATGAAAGAAACTGATGAAGACAAAATGATACAAGATGCTTTTGAGGCTCTACTGACAAGTTATAAGAACTCTAATCACCGTCAGAAAACAGAGATAATACAGAAAGCGTTTACGTTTGCAAATAATGCTCACAAAGGAGCAAGAAGACGCTCTGGCGAACCTTATATAATGCACCCGATAGCAGTAGCTATGATTGTGTCGCAAGAAATGGGATTAGGTTCTACCTCTATCTGTTCGGCTCTACTACATGACGTGGTTGAAGATACGGATTATACTGTTGAAGATATTAGCAATATGTTTGGCGAAAAGATAGCACAGATAGTAGACGGACTAACTAAAATATCTGGTGGTATATTTGCTGAAGCCGCTTCAACACAAGCAGAGAATATGCGCCGACTACTTCTTACTATGTCTGACGATATTCGTGTTATACTTATAAAGATTGCCGACCGCTTACATAATATGAGAACATTAGGTTCTATGTTGCCTGCTAAACAATATAAAATAGCAGGAGAAACAATGTACCTTTACGCTCCTCTGGCTCATAGATTAGGTTTTTTCTCAATAAAAACAGAATTAGAAGATTTAAGTTTCAAATACGAACACCTCGACGAATACAAACAGATAGAAACAAAGTTAGCCGCTACTCAGCAAAATAGAGATTATATTTATCAACGTTTTGCTGCGCCTGTAGAAAATATTCTCCACTCGTTGGGTTATGAATTTAAGATGCAGGCAAGAGTTAAGTCTATTTATTCTATTTGGAATAAAATGCAAGCCAAGAAAGTTGGATTCGATGACATCTACGATATATTTGCCGTTCGAATAATTTTTGAGCCAAAGCCCGATGTTGTAGTTAAACAACAATGCTGGGAAATATATTCGGCAATTACAGATATTTACAAAGTTCGCCCCGATAGATTAAGAGATTGGGTAAGCCGTCCTAAAGCTAACGGTTATCAAGCTTTACATTTAACAGTAATGGGTCCTGATGGACAATGGATAGAGGTTCAGATAAGAACTACACAAATGGACGATGTAGCCGAAAAAGGATTTGCAGCTCATTGGAAATATAAAGAAAGTAAAGGAAACGCCTCTGAAATACAAGAGCAAACCGAACTCGACAACTGGATGGAAACCATACAAGATATATTAGAAGATAAAAATTCTGATGCAATGGAGTTTTTAGATACTATTAAATTAAATCTTTATGGCGACGAGATATTTATATTTACACCTAAAGGAGAGATGAGAACTCTGCCTCAGAGCGCAACCGCTCTCGATTTTGCTTACGCTATACATAGTAATCTTGGCGATCGTTGTATAGGAGCAAAGATTAATCATAAATTAGTGCCACTAAGTTACAAGTTAGAAAGTGGAGATCAGGTAGAAATATTAACTTCAAAAGCCCAAACCCCACAAGAAGAATGGTTGTCTTTTGTAACAACGGCTAAAGCTAAAACAAAAATTGTATCGTATCTTAAAAAGCAAAGAAAAATAAAAACCAAAGAAGGGGAAACTTTAGTTGCCGAACTTTATAAAGATATGGAACCCGAGCAAAGAAATAAAATAGTAGATATGCTATTGCCTCACTTTGGATATAATAAAAGAGACGACTTCTTTTATGCATACGCCGAAGGACTAATAAAGCTCCCCGAAAATCCTATGAAGTTTCTTAAAGATAAGCAAGAAAACGTTTTTATGCGTTACGTTAAACAGGCTTTCAATGTAGGAAACCAATCATCAAACAACTCGTCGGATAAAGAAACAAGCGAAGACAAAATTGATAACAAAATAGATAAGAAGAAGGTTTTTCTATTAAAAGAAGAAGATTTTCAAAAAAACTTCGTAACGTATAATTGCTGTCGTCCTATACCAGGAGATGCAGTCTTTGGTTTTATACGTGCCGACGGAAGATTAGATGTTCATAAAATCTCTTGTCAGCCAGCTCTTAAACTAAAAACTCATCACGGAGATAAGATTGTTGCTTGCACTTGGGACGATTGTCATACTTTTTCTTTCCCCTGTACCTTAGAAATAAAAGGAATAGATAGGATAGGGATTCTTAATGATATAACACAAGTGATAACTAACGACTTGTTGGTAAACACAAGAAAGATGTCGATGGAGTCGAAAGACGGATTTTTCGAGGGAAAGATAGAAGTTTTTGTTCACGATGTTGGCGATGTACAAAAGCTACTTTCCAAAATACAAAAAGTTAAAGGCGTTAAGAGTGTAATAAGGATAGATTGA
- a CDS encoding membrane-bound lytic murein transglycosylase D (product_source=KO:K08307; cath_funfam=1.10.530.10,3.10.350.10; cleavage_site_network=SignalP-noTM; ko=KO:K08307; pfam=PF01464,PF01476; smart=SM00257; superfamily=53955,54106) produces the protein MKKHFILFLLLTLCFNLFSQTPTTEEYIVYAEPSDVWPNDSVPDIYKEIDFDDDLFTAPEYFDVSIDSLLNSWHIKYFLEKKEHSGYNETVAATDAVYMNRLERLNNIVDLPYNNIVRNCINLYVDRRRSSVEYMLGLENYYFPMIEQALDENGLPDELKYLAIVESALNPVALSRVGASGLWQFMLPTAKQYGLEINSLVDERRDPLKATYAACEYFKDMYKIFGDWTLCIAAYNCGAGNVNKAIKRAKGSKDYWTIYPYLPKETRMYVPLFIAATYVMNYYAHHQLYPAQSTGFTSYATDTVMVESTIHFNQLSEKLDIDIDLLRALNPQYKMDLVPGQSKPRPIRLPAIKTYAFIEKQDSIINHEQVEQIANKTYTGDTAPTKEKITYKVVKGDSLYTIANRYGVTAKEIRKWNGLKSSRIGVGKKLTIYINNGGYSSKS, from the coding sequence ATGAAAAAACATTTTATCTTATTTTTATTACTTACTCTTTGCTTTAATCTGTTTTCACAAACTCCAACAACAGAAGAATATATAGTATATGCAGAACCTTCCGACGTTTGGCCAAACGATAGTGTGCCTGATATTTATAAAGAAATAGATTTTGATGACGATCTGTTTACAGCTCCAGAATATTTCGATGTAAGTATAGATAGTTTACTTAATTCGTGGCACATCAAATACTTCTTAGAAAAGAAAGAACATTCAGGATACAACGAAACAGTAGCTGCTACAGATGCTGTGTATATGAATAGATTAGAAAGACTTAACAATATAGTAGACCTTCCTTACAACAATATAGTACGTAATTGTATAAATTTATATGTAGATAGAAGAAGAAGTTCGGTAGAATATATGCTTGGTTTAGAAAACTATTACTTTCCTATGATAGAGCAAGCATTAGACGAAAACGGACTCCCTGATGAATTAAAATATTTAGCAATAGTAGAATCGGCATTAAACCCAGTGGCTTTATCGAGAGTAGGAGCTTCGGGGCTTTGGCAGTTTATGTTACCTACAGCAAAACAATACGGGCTCGAAATAAATAGTTTAGTAGACGAACGCAGAGACCCTCTGAAAGCTACTTATGCTGCTTGTGAGTATTTCAAAGATATGTATAAAATATTTGGAGATTGGACTCTTTGTATTGCTGCCTACAACTGTGGAGCAGGCAATGTAAACAAAGCAATAAAAAGGGCAAAGGGAAGTAAAGACTATTGGACAATATATCCTTATCTACCAAAAGAAACCAGAATGTACGTTCCTTTGTTTATTGCGGCTACATACGTTATGAATTACTACGCTCACCATCAACTATATCCTGCACAAAGCACAGGTTTTACTTCTTATGCAACAGATACAGTAATGGTTGAATCTACAATACATTTTAATCAATTATCTGAAAAGTTAGACATAGACATAGATTTGTTGAGAGCTCTTAATCCTCAGTATAAAATGGATTTAGTGCCAGGACAATCAAAACCAAGACCAATTAGGTTACCTGCTATCAAAACTTATGCCTTTATAGAAAAGCAAGATTCGATTATTAATCACGAACAGGTTGAGCAAATAGCGAACAAAACATATACAGGTGATACAGCTCCAACTAAAGAAAAAATAACTTACAAGGTAGTTAAAGGAGATTCGTTATATACCATAGCAAATAGATATGGAGTTACTGCTAAAGAGATACGTAAGTGGAATGGATTAAAGTCAAGTAGAATAGGGGTAGGCAAAAAATTAACTATATATATTAATAACGGAGGATACTCATCTAAAAGTTAG
- a CDS encoding hypothetical protein (product_source=Hypo-rule applied; cleavage_site_network=SignalP-noTM; pfam=PF18935; transmembrane_helix_parts=Inside_1_4,TMhelix_5_22,Outside_23_78,TMhelix_79_98,Inside_99_149,TMhelix_150_168,Outside_169_208) — MKNYLLLIIALCVCCCANVYSQDNTNEYVFEGDSINSAVAVLSQDEQISITDSKFIPDPNKAVLYSIIPGLGQIYNKKYWKLPIVYGGFIGCAYAITWNHKTYKDYKNAYRDILDDDPSTNSWQNYGSNEEILTPILKRRRDSFRRYRDLSCFIAVGLYAVCMVDAYVDAHLFEFDISQDLSLKLDPVMFDKTQHNDRAFGLQCSFSF, encoded by the coding sequence TTGAAAAATTATCTTTTACTAATAATAGCTTTGTGTGTGTGTTGTTGTGCGAACGTATATTCGCAAGATAATACCAATGAATATGTTTTCGAAGGCGATAGCATAAACTCTGCTGTAGCCGTATTATCGCAAGATGAACAAATATCTATTACCGATTCTAAGTTTATACCTGATCCAAACAAAGCTGTGCTATATTCTATAATTCCAGGATTAGGACAAATTTACAATAAAAAATATTGGAAACTACCAATAGTTTATGGAGGTTTTATAGGCTGTGCTTATGCAATAACTTGGAATCATAAAACATACAAAGATTACAAGAACGCATATAGAGATATATTAGACGACGACCCTTCTACTAACTCGTGGCAAAACTATGGAAGTAACGAAGAGATTCTTACTCCTATATTAAAAAGGCGTAGAGATAGTTTTAGGCGATATAGAGATTTGAGTTGCTTTATAGCTGTAGGTTTATACGCAGTATGTATGGTAGATGCTTATGTAGATGCTCATTTATTTGAGTTTGATATTAGTCAGGATTTATCATTGAAATTAGATCCTGTAATGTTTGATAAAACCCAACACAACGATAGAGCCTTTGGTCTTCAGTGTAGTTTTAGTTTTTAA
- a CDS encoding ParB family chromosome partitioning protein (product_source=KO:K03497; cog=COG1475; ko=KO:K03497; pfam=PF02195,PF17762; smart=SM00470; superfamily=109709; tigrfam=TIGR00180), translated as MAKQTKSALGRGLDALITMDDLNTGGSSSINEIELSKITPNPDQPRTMFDEDALIELSTSIKALGLVQPITLREVSKDQYQIISGERRYRASLKAGLTTVPAYVKRATDENVMEMALIENIQREDLNAIEIALAFQTLIDTYNLTQEKLSERIGKKRATIANFLRLLKLPAEIQMGLKDKKIDMGHAKSLLSLDDASTQLMVYEQIIKYGFSVRKTEEIVRAINNDEDPEIGDKPKAKNKTPEEYKLLKKHLSTFFGTKVSFSINDKGKGKITIPFMSNDELEKLIQKFDSLK; from the coding sequence ATGGCAAAGCAAACAAAGTCGGCCTTAGGAAGAGGTTTAGATGCTTTAATTACTATGGACGATTTGAATACTGGCGGTTCATCGTCGATAAATGAAATAGAACTATCAAAGATAACGCCTAATCCAGATCAGCCAAGAACAATGTTCGATGAAGATGCTCTTATCGAATTATCAACATCAATAAAAGCTTTAGGACTTGTTCAGCCTATTACTCTGCGAGAAGTATCTAAAGACCAGTATCAGATAATTTCTGGCGAAAGACGATATAGAGCTTCTCTTAAAGCGGGACTTACAACTGTGCCTGCTTATGTGAAAAGAGCTACCGACGAAAATGTTATGGAAATGGCTCTTATCGAAAATATACAAAGAGAAGACCTTAATGCAATAGAAATAGCTTTGGCTTTTCAAACTCTAATAGATACATACAATCTAACACAAGAAAAGCTAAGCGAACGTATAGGTAAAAAAAGAGCAACTATAGCAAACTTTCTTCGTCTACTGAAATTACCAGCTGAAATACAGATGGGGTTGAAAGATAAAAAAATTGATATGGGGCACGCTAAGTCGTTGCTATCTCTTGATGATGCATCTACTCAACTAATGGTTTACGAACAGATTATCAAGTATGGTTTTTCGGTAAGAAAAACAGAAGAGATAGTGCGTGCTATAAATAACGATGAAGACCCAGAAATAGGAGATAAGCCTAAAGCAAAAAATAAAACTCCCGAAGAATATAAACTCTTAAAGAAACATCTTTCTACTTTTTTCGGAACAAAGGTTTCTTTTAGTATCAACGATAAAGGAAAAGGAAAAATAACTATACCTTTTATGTCGAATGACGAATTAGAAAAGCTTATTCAAAAATTTGATTCGTTGAAATAG
- a CDS encoding chromosome partitioning protein (product_source=KO:K03496; cath_funfam=3.40.50.300; cog=COG1192; ko=KO:K03496; pfam=PF13614; smart=SM00382; superfamily=52540), producing MGKIIALANQKGGVGKTTTTINLAASLAALDKKILIVDADPQANASSGLGIDLRQVENSIYECIVNGVDPYEAITETEVPNLSLIPSHIDLVGAEIEMLNFDKRENVLKELLNKLKDDYDFIFIDCSPSLGLITVNALTAADSVIIPVQCEYFALEGISKLLNTIKIIKSKLNPSLEIEGFLLTMYDSRLRLANQIYEEVKRHFGDMVFSTVIQRNVKLCEAPSYGQPVLLYDPDSRGSLNHIQLAKEIIEKNK from the coding sequence ATGGGTAAAATAATTGCATTAGCTAATCAAAAGGGAGGAGTTGGTAAAACAACAACAACTATTAACTTAGCTGCTTCGTTAGCTGCTTTAGATAAAAAGATATTGATAGTAGATGCCGACCCTCAGGCAAATGCGTCATCGGGGCTTGGTATTGATTTAAGACAAGTTGAAAATTCCATTTACGAATGTATAGTTAATGGTGTAGACCCCTATGAAGCTATAACAGAAACGGAGGTTCCTAACCTTAGTTTAATACCTTCACATATTGATTTGGTTGGAGCAGAAATAGAAATGCTTAATTTCGATAAAAGAGAAAATGTGCTTAAAGAATTATTGAATAAACTAAAAGATGATTACGATTTCATATTTATAGACTGTTCTCCTTCTTTAGGTCTTATAACTGTAAACGCTTTAACAGCTGCCGATTCAGTTATTATTCCCGTTCAGTGCGAATACTTTGCTTTAGAAGGTATCAGTAAACTGCTTAATACAATTAAGATTATAAAGTCGAAACTTAATCCTAGTTTAGAGATAGAAGGTTTCCTTTTAACAATGTACGACTCTCGATTAAGATTAGCAAATCAGATTTACGAAGAAGTAAAAAGGCACTTCGGAGATATGGTGTTCTCTACAGTTATACAACGAAACGTGAAGCTTTGTGAAGCACCAAGCTATGGACAGCCTGTTTTACTTTACGACCCCGACTCAAGAGGTTCGTTGAACCATATACAATTAGCAAAAGAAATAATAGAAAAGAATAAATAG
- a CDS encoding hypothetical protein (product_source=Hypo-rule applied; cath_funfam=1.10.3860.10; transmembrane_helix_parts=Outside_1_9,TMhelix_10_32,Inside_33_54) produces the protein MKAAFYEVAFIFLVINIYIKLLTTLTLFTIRYLTEKIKILTFAFNNYKDYLWVK, from the coding sequence ATGAAGGCTGCCTTTTACGAGGTGGCCTTTATTTTTTTAGTTATCAACATTTACATAAAGTTATTAACAACATTAACATTGTTTACAATAAGATACTTAACTGAAAAAATAAAAATTCTTACTTTTGCTTTCAATAATTATAAAGATTACTTATGGGTAAAATAA
- a CDS encoding LysM repeat protein (product_source=COG1388; cleavage_site_network=SignalP-noTM; cog=COG1388; superfamily=54334,56436), whose protein sequence is MKKLSYFLSMLLICSVTLFTACGDDGPEGPGGDDDSGIVDGGGDGDGDGSGDGDGDETPKPGDKPYDEYEYSELTIEEQKEKLQGDANALLAEFSDVKDNKTVAVLQAFAMFNPFNEDDEDEGGIGEEINNTGKEYYALRSDIDLIKMSDFYGIFKYDKKTGEWDVEESSSKLEFSGFPVTETQTGKIVITSKTSGVKIDSDIDEEWDDETGEYIDVVVEQVELPKEVTAKIYLGSSEVGKLEASSAIKDNKTIPTLSELNFKLDNYTIDAKATKSSPNVVTSTMKKGSKVLFEAKADLTGNMDKLAQENLFETGVMNGNILINIYNKLAITGELNVSAYLAIADKADNIWDDYYNWEDADEAYNKTMADGFNNCTELYLVSPSDETKIAKVQMRAKERTYTYGGYWISDERWNEETEEWEIYNRYIEKYTVTEYWDTVACFVFEDGTSIDAEVYFSSGFDKFINNLNKFIDSFLGEEE, encoded by the coding sequence ATGAAGAAATTATCTTATTTTTTAAGTATGCTGTTAATATGTTCGGTTACATTATTTACAGCTTGTGGAGATGACGGTCCTGAAGGTCCTGGAGGTGATGATGATAGCGGTATAGTAGATGGAGGAGGTGATGGTGATGGTGACGGCTCAGGCGATGGCGATGGAGATGAAACGCCAAAACCAGGAGACAAACCTTATGATGAATATGAATACTCTGAGTTAACAATTGAAGAACAAAAAGAAAAGCTACAAGGCGATGCTAATGCTCTTCTTGCTGAATTTTCAGATGTAAAAGACAACAAAACAGTAGCTGTGTTACAAGCTTTTGCTATGTTTAATCCTTTTAATGAAGATGATGAAGATGAAGGTGGTATTGGAGAAGAGATTAACAATACAGGTAAAGAATATTATGCTTTAAGATCTGACATAGATTTAATTAAAATGTCTGATTTCTATGGCATCTTTAAGTATGACAAGAAGACTGGAGAGTGGGACGTTGAAGAATCTTCTTCAAAATTAGAGTTTTCAGGTTTTCCTGTAACAGAAACTCAAACCGGTAAGATTGTAATAACATCTAAAACTTCAGGTGTAAAAATAGATTCAGATATTGATGAAGAATGGGATGATGAAACTGGTGAATATATTGATGTTGTTGTTGAACAAGTTGAATTGCCAAAAGAAGTTACAGCTAAAATATATTTAGGCAGTAGCGAAGTTGGTAAATTAGAAGCATCTTCAGCTATTAAAGACAACAAAACAATTCCTACTCTTTCTGAATTAAACTTCAAATTAGACAACTATACAATAGATGCAAAAGCAACAAAATCATCTCCTAATGTAGTTACTTCTACAATGAAGAAGGGTAGCAAAGTGTTATTTGAAGCTAAAGCTGATTTAACAGGTAATATGGATAAGTTAGCTCAAGAAAACTTGTTTGAAACAGGTGTTATGAACGGTAACATATTAATTAATATCTACAACAAATTAGCTATTACTGGCGAATTAAATGTTTCGGCTTATCTTGCTATAGCTGATAAAGCTGACAATATTTGGGACGATTATTACAATTGGGAAGATGCAGATGAAGCTTACAATAAAACTATGGCTGATGGATTTAATAATTGCACAGAACTTTATTTGGTTTCTCCTTCTGATGAAACAAAAATAGCTAAAGTTCAAATGAGAGCTAAAGAAAGAACTTATACTTATGGTGGATATTGGATTTCTGATGAACGTTGGAATGAAGAAACAGAAGAATGGGAAATTTATAATCGTTATATAGAAAAATATACAGTGACAGAATATTGGGATACAGTTGCTTGCTTCGTTTTTGAAGATGGAACAAGCATTGATGCAGAAGTATATTTCTCTTCAGGTTTCGACAAATTTATTAATAATCTTAATAAGTTCATTGATTCTTTCTTAGGAGAAGAAGAATAA
- a CDS encoding cobalt-zinc-cadmium efflux system outer membrane protein (product_source=KO:K15725; cath_funfam=1.10.1140.10; ko=KO:K15725; pfam=PF02321; superfamily=56954), whose protein sequence is MKKTLIISLVCIVSFNTNIFSQEHILKQIEENNTLLSSLRSLTEAEKIGNKVGLTPENPEIEFAKMLSGEEVTELEVTQSFDFPTTYYQRKKYTDKLNSQSELKYLIERKNILLEAKIICIQLTFSNALAEQLKQQMELTKQISDAYLKRYEVGEVSILDLNKSKYDYLNAQKDYNDVVIERNSLLEELKRLNGGIAINFTNNNFSEIMLPADFEAWYNAQKANNQELLYLNREIAVSKNNEKLQRAINLPKITAGYRMEKLPNVSSHGVILGLSVPLWENRNTVKQIKAQTKAYEQAEADANLQHYHQTKAIYQKAVELQLMTNEFKNFQLSDNTVVLLKKSLDKGEISLIDFILELGIYYELVQNKLEMERDFHLVVAEMEQWNL, encoded by the coding sequence ATGAAAAAGACATTAATTATAAGCTTAGTATGTATTGTCTCTTTTAATACAAATATTTTTTCGCAAGAACATATATTAAAACAAATAGAAGAGAATAATACATTGTTGAGTTCTTTGCGTTCGCTTACCGAAGCTGAGAAAATAGGCAATAAGGTTGGACTTACACCTGAAAATCCTGAAATTGAGTTCGCTAAGATGTTGAGCGGTGAAGAAGTTACTGAATTAGAGGTTACTCAGAGTTTCGATTTCCCAACAACTTATTATCAACGTAAGAAGTACACAGACAAGTTAAACTCTCAGTCGGAACTTAAATATCTTATAGAACGTAAGAATATATTGTTAGAGGCTAAGATTATTTGCATTCAACTAACGTTTAGTAATGCTCTTGCCGAACAACTTAAGCAGCAAATGGAGCTTACTAAACAAATTTCTGACGCATACTTAAAAAGGTATGAAGTAGGAGAAGTTTCGATTCTTGATTTGAATAAATCGAAGTACGATTATCTTAATGCACAGAAAGATTATAACGACGTAGTGATAGAAAGAAATTCTTTGCTCGAAGAGCTTAAACGTCTTAATGGAGGAATTGCTATAAATTTCACTAACAACAACTTCTCGGAGATTATGCTTCCTGCCGACTTTGAAGCGTGGTATAACGCACAAAAAGCAAATAATCAAGAACTTCTTTATCTGAATAGAGAAATAGCAGTAAGTAAGAATAATGAAAAGTTGCAACGAGCTATAAACTTACCTAAAATTACAGCAGGTTATAGAATGGAAAAACTTCCTAATGTAAGTTCTCACGGTGTAATACTTGGTTTGTCGGTTCCTCTTTGGGAAAATAGAAATACTGTTAAGCAGATAAAAGCACAAACAAAGGCTTACGAACAAGCAGAGGCTGATGCAAATCTACAACATTATCATCAAACAAAGGCTATATATCAAAAAGCTGTAGAATTACAACTTATGACAAATGAGTTTAAGAACTTTCAGTTATCAGATAATACTGTAGTTTTGTTGAAAAAATCCTTAGATAAGGGCGAAATATCGTTGATAGACTTTATACTTGAATTGGGTATTTATTACGAATTAGTGCAAAACAAACTCGAAATGGAGCGTGATTTTCACCTTGTAGTTGCCGAAATGGAGCAATGGAATTTGTAA